The Devosia sp. genome segment ACGGCTGGCAGCGCCCCCTCTCGCTGTCAGATGTTCACTTGATCTAAAACGATCTTGACATCTGCGCAAGACGTGTATGAAACTCCTGAAATCGATTGCATAAGGTCTGTGATCAGTCAGATGCAATCGATTACATGCAGTTGCGCAATGCACCCAGGTTGGGGCAGGATTGCGCTGACTGCAACGCTGGGGCTCTGCCCCTTGTGTTCGTTGGGAGGACAATTATGAAAAAGTTTGCAGTGGTTGCCGCAATGGCGACCGCTTTCATGGGTTCCACTGCCTACGCAGCCGAACTCGAAGTGACCCACTGGTGGACTTCGGCTGGTGAAGCCGCGGCCATCGCCGAATTCGCCAAGGTCTTCGAAGAAGAAACCGGCAATACCTGGGTCGATAGCGCGCTTGCCGGTTCCGGCACGGGTGCTAACCCGGTGATCATCAGCCGTATCATCGGCGGCGATCCGATGGGCGCCACCCAGATGAATACCGGCCGCGACGCCGAAGAACTCATCCAGGCCGGCCTCATGCGCGACCTGACCGAGATCGTCGGTGACATGAACATCGACGAGTTCTATGTCGACCAGTCGCTGCTCGAGCCCTGCCGCTACGAAGGTGGTCTCTACTGTCTGCCGATCAACATCCACTCCTGGGACTGGCTATGGCTCTCCACTGCCGCCTACGAGAAGATCGGTCAGCCCGTTCCCACCAACTGGGACGAATACGTAGCCTCCTGGCCTGCTCTGCAGGAAGCCGGCATCCTGCCCTTCGGTCTGGCGACCGGCTGGCCGATCTCCGGCGTCCCGGGCGTTCTGATGTCCGGCCTGGGTGGCAGCGATCTCGTGCTCGCCATCAACCGCGACAAGAGCGCCGATGCCGTTCGCGGCGAAGAGTTCCGCAAGGTTGCGGAAGCCATGGACAACCTCCGTTCGGTCATCTCGCCCGAAATGATGGTTCCGTCCTTCGGTGACGTCGGCAACCAGATGCTTGAAGGCACTGCAGCCGGCAACATCCACGGCGACTGGCTCCAGGGTGACCTGCAGATCGCTGGCGGCGTCCCCGGTGAAAACTACGAGTGTCTCCCGGCCCTCGGCCTCGGCGACCAGCTGACCGGTGGCGGTGACTCGTTCTACTTCCCGGTCCTGCCCGAAGGCACCGACCCGGCTGTGATCGAAGCTCAGGAACAGCTCGCACGTATCCTGATCTCGCCTGAAGCCCAGCTCAAGTTCAACCTTGTGAAGGGTTCCATGCCGATCCGTACGGACATCGACCTGTCGCAGGCCAACCCCTGCATGCAGAAGGCTCTCGGCATGCTCGAGAACGGCCTGCTGCCCTCCGGCGACTTCGCTCTGTCTTCCGATACCCAGCAGCAGCTGCAGGATCTGAACACCGAGTTCATCGCCGACGACAGCATCACCGTCGATGACTATGTCGAGCGCTATGCCTCGATCATCGAGTCGGCTGACTAAGCCTTGCTTCTGCCGGGCGGGAGTTCGCTCCCGCCCATGGAAAATCGTGGTCGGCCTTGCTCTACAAGGTCGGCCACTTTCTCTTGGAGAGATACATGGCGGACACTGCCGCTCCCCTTGAGGCGAGTGCCGATGCGGCCCAGCGGCCCGGCCTGCTTCAGAAAATCTTCCTGCACAACCTGTCCGCCAAGGTAGCGGCTCTGCCAATGGTCGTGACAGTCCTGGTGGTTTTCATCGGCTGTACGATCTGGACGGTCTATTATTCCTTCACCAATTCCAGGCTGCTGCCGACCGGCAAGTTTGTCGGCTTCGACCAGTATGAGCGCCTGTTCGCCACCTCGCGCTGGAATGTGTCGGTGTGGAACCTGGTCGCCTACGGCTCGATGTCCCTGGTGATCACACTCGTCGTCGGTTTCCTGCTGGCGGTGCTGATCGATCAGAAGATCCGCTTCGAAAGTGCCTTCCGCACCATAATGCTCTATCCCTTCGCCCTTAGTTTCATCGTGACGGGTCTGGTCTGGCAGTGGATCATGAACCCCACCCTGGGTCTGCAGGGCACGCTGCGCAATCTGGGCTGGGAGAATTTCACCTTCGACTGGATCGCCAATCCGCGCATGGTGCTCTTTGCGCTGCTGATTGCCGGCCTGTGGCAGGGCACCGGCTTCTGCATGGTGCTGATGCTCGCCGGCCTGCGGGGCGTTGACGAGGAAGTCTGGAAAGCCGCCCGCGTGGACGGCATCCCTACCTGGCGCACCTATATTTCCATCGTCCTTCCGATGATGCGCGGCGTCCTGATCACGGCCATCGTGATCCTCGGCTCCGGCATCGTGCGTCTGTACGATCTGGTGGTCGCGCTCACCAATGGCGGGCCGGGCATATCGTCCGAAGTACCGGCCAAATACGTCTTCAACTACATGTTCTCGGGCGGCAATATCGGTCAGGGCCTGGCCGGCGCCACGATGATGCTGCTCACTGTTCTGATCATCATGATCCCGTGGGCCTATCTCGAATTTGGCGGCAAGGGGAAACGCACATGAGCCAGACCGCTACCATGACTGGAACCGCGCCCGACGCGCCTGCCGGCACTGTCGAGGCCCGGGGTCCGCGGCCCAAGCCGTTCTTCACCCCGCGCAAGATCATCATCTATTCGATCCTGGTCTTCTTCTCGCTCTACTACCTGTTCCCGCTCTACGTCATGATCGTGACGTCGATGAAGACCATGCCGGAAATTCGCTTCGGCAATATCTTCGCACTGCCCGAGGCCATCAACTTCGATGCCTGGGGGAGGGCCTGGAGCAGCGCCTGTACCGGCCTTACCTGCCAGGGTCTTTCGCCCGGCTTCTGGAACTCGGTGAAGATCACCATTCCGTCCACGATCGTCTCGATCTTCATTGCGGCCGTAAATGGCTATGCACTGGTGAACTGGCGCTTCAAGGGTTCGGAAGTCTTCTTCTCCATCCTGATCTTCGGCTCGTTCATTCCCTATCAGGTTATGCTCTATCCGCTGGTGATGATCACCCGCGACCTGGGGATTTTTGGCACTCTGCAGGCTGTCATCGTCATCCACACCATCTTCGGCATGCCCATCCTGACTCTGCTGTTCCGCAACTACTTCGCGTCGTTGCCGCAGGAGCTGTTCAAGGCCGCGCGTGTCGATGGGGCAGGGTTCTGGCGCATTTTCTTCGAGATCATGCTGCCCATGTCGCTGCCGATCTTCGTGGTCGCACTCATCCTGCAGGTGACCGGCATCTGGAACGACTTCCTGTTCGGCGTGGTCTTCGCCGGAACGCAGAACTATCCGATGACCGTCCAGCTCAACAATATCGTCAACTCGGCCCAGGGCACGCCCGAATACAACGTGAACATGGCCGCCACCGTACTGACTGGCCTCGTGCCGCTGGTGGTCTATTTCGTATCCGGCAAGTGGTTTGTCCGCGGCGTTGCCGCCGGTGCGGTGAAGGGATAACTGAATGCAACACAGCGTCTCCATTCGCGACCTGTCGCTCAATTTCGGCAATGTGAAGGTGCTTGAGCACCTCAATCTCGACATTGCCCAGGGCGAGTTCATCGTGCTGCTGGGCCCGTCCGGCTGCGGCAAGTCCACCCTGCTAAACTGCATTGCTGGTCTGCTCGACGTCTCCGACGGACAGATTTTCATCTCCGGCAAGAACGTCACCTGGCTCGAGCCCAAGGACCGCGGCATCGGCATGGTGTTCCAGTCCTATGCCCTCTATCCGCAGATGACGGTGGAGCGGAATCTCTCCTTCGGTCTGCGCGTTTCGGGCATGCCCAAGGCCGAGATCGAGCAGCGCGTCAAGCGGGCGGCCGAGATCCTGCAGATCGAGCCCCTGTTGCAGCGCAAGCCGGCAAACCTGTCCGGCGGTCAGCGCCAGCGCGTCGCCATCGGCCGTGCGCTCGTTCGTGACGTGGACGTGTTCCTGTTCGACGAGCCGCTGTCCAACCTCGACGCGAAACTCCGCAGTGACCTGCGCGTCGAGATCAAGCGCCTGCACCAGCGCCTCAAGAACACCATGATCTACGTGACCCACGACCAGATCGAGGCCCTGACCCTGGCGGACCGCATTGCCATCATGAAGAATGGCGTCATTCAGCAGCTTGCCGATCCGCACACCATCTACAACAAGCCGGTCAATCTCTATGTGGCTGGCTTTATCGGCTCGCCCTCGATGAATTTCATCAAGGGCACGCTGGATGGCGCGACCTTCACCACCGAAGATGGCACCAAAATTCCGGTGAACAGCTACGAATATCTGTCGCCCCGGTCGGGTCCGACCAAGGCTGTCCTGGGTGTTCGCCCCGAGCATATCTTTGTCGGGGAGGCCGCGCAGGCCATGCCCTTCAAGACGGAAGCGGAGATCGAAATCGTCGAGCCCATGGGTTCTGAAACCCTGGCCTGGACGAAAGTCGGCGATGTCTCCGTGACGTTCCGCTGTTCCAGCGATATCGAAATCAACGCCGGCGACAAGGTCACCATCGGGTTCGATGTGGCGCGCGGCTCGCTGTTCAGCGCCGAAAGCGAAGAACGCCTCTAGTCGAGGCACGATCTGAGCGGCGCCCCCTGGGGGCGCCGTTCCCAAGGTTTGCGGCACAGTCCTTACTTATGCGGAAGTTCATCTGTCCGGGCGCAACGACACCGGACTTCGGCCGGGCTATTCCCGGCTCCAGCTGACACCGTGTTCCACTATTCGAGATGAGGCAAATCATGGACTTTTCGTACCAGCTTTACAGCGCGCGCAACGAGGCGTCGCTTGATGACACGCTCAAGACCCTGTCCGGCCTGGGCTACACACAGGTCGAGGGATGGGGTGGCCAGTTTGCCGACCCTGCGGCACTCGCACAAAGCCTCAAGAATGCTGGCCTGGCCATGCCGACCGCCCACATGGGCTACGCCCAGCTCGAAGATACCGACGCCGCGCTGAAGATCGCCGATGTCGTGGGCATCCAGACCATCTATTGCCCCGCTCCGCCGTCCGAGGCCTTCCGCACTGGTGGCGGTGACTGGCGTGAATTTGCCGAAGGCCTTGCGCGTATTGCTGCGGCCTTCAAGGCAGCCGGCAAGGGCTTCGGCTATCACAACCACCACTGGGAATTCGCGGCCGGCGCCAATGGCAAGACGCCGATGGAAGTCATCCTGGACGCTTCGCCCGACACGCAGTGGGAAATGGACCTTGCCTGGGTCATCCGTGCCAACGAGGATCCGCTTCACTGGATCGACAAGCTGGGCAGCCGCATCACCGCCGTCCACGTCAAGGATATCGCCCCCGCCGGTGAAAAGCTCGATGAAGACGGTTGGGCAGATGTCGGCACGGGTACTCTGGATTGGCCGAACTACATCAAGGCGATCAAGGCCAAGACCAAAGCAAGCTATTTCGTGGCCGAACACGACAAGCCGAGCGATGCCATTCGCTTCGCGCGCAATGCGGCGGCCGCTCTCAAGGGTTACGGAGTCTAGAATATGAGCAAGACCTATGGCGTCGGCATCATGGGTGCCGGCAATATTTCAGCGGCCTACCTGCGCCTTGCGCCCTTGTTCAAGGGGCTCGAAGTGCGCGCGGTGGCCGACATCGTGCCGGCGGCGGCGCAGAAGCGCGCCGAGGAATTCGGCGTTGCGGCCCAGACCCCCGATGAGCTGCTCAAGAACAGCGAGATCGACGTGGTGGTCAACCTGACCATTCCGGCGACCCACTACCAGGTGTCCATGGACATCGTCTCGGCTGGCAAGCACGCCTATTCGGAAAAGCCCTTCGTGCTCAGCGTCGAAGAAGGCCTGGCACTCAAGAAGGCTGCGGATGCGCGGGGCCTCAAGGTCGGCTCGGCCCCCGACACCTTCCTCGGTGGTGCCCACCAGCAGGCCCGCGAGATCATCGACAGCGGCAAGCTGGGCAAGATCATGAGCGGCACCACCCATGTGATGAGCCGGGGCATGGAGCACTGGCACCCCAATCCGGACTTCTTCTTCCAGCCCGGCGGCGGCCCGATCCTTGATCTTGGCCCCTATTACATCACCGACCTGGTCCACCTTCTTGGTCCGGTCAAGCGCCTGTCGGCCTTCACCAACATGGCCCGGACCGAGCGCGAAGTGACGGCCGAAGGGCCATACAAGGGCACCATGATCAAGGTGGGCACGCCCACCACCATCCACGGGGTTCTTGAGTTCCACAATGGTGCGATCGTCACCATCGGGGCGAGCTGGGACGTGGCGGCGCATGGCCACCACAATATCGAGCTCTACGGCACCGACGGGTCGATCTTCGTGCCCGATCCGAACTTCTTCGGCGGCGACCTGGTGACCAGCGGTCTGGACGGGGCGCGTAGCCCGGTTACGCCCTGGGCCCACCCCTTCGGCCAGCCGAACCAGGATCTCGACAAGGATACGCCGCGCGCCAATTACCGCTGTGCGGGCCTGGCCGATATGATGGCCTCGATCGATAGCGGCCAGACGCCGCGCTGCGGC includes the following:
- a CDS encoding sugar ABC transporter permease produces the protein MADTAAPLEASADAAQRPGLLQKIFLHNLSAKVAALPMVVTVLVVFIGCTIWTVYYSFTNSRLLPTGKFVGFDQYERLFATSRWNVSVWNLVAYGSMSLVITLVVGFLLAVLIDQKIRFESAFRTIMLYPFALSFIVTGLVWQWIMNPTLGLQGTLRNLGWENFTFDWIANPRMVLFALLIAGLWQGTGFCMVLMLAGLRGVDEEVWKAARVDGIPTWRTYISIVLPMMRGVLITAIVILGSGIVRLYDLVVALTNGGPGISSEVPAKYVFNYMFSGGNIGQGLAGATMMLLTVLIIMIPWAYLEFGGKGKRT
- a CDS encoding carbohydrate ABC transporter permease; the protein is MTGTAPDAPAGTVEARGPRPKPFFTPRKIIIYSILVFFSLYYLFPLYVMIVTSMKTMPEIRFGNIFALPEAINFDAWGRAWSSACTGLTCQGLSPGFWNSVKITIPSTIVSIFIAAVNGYALVNWRFKGSEVFFSILIFGSFIPYQVMLYPLVMITRDLGIFGTLQAVIVIHTIFGMPILTLLFRNYFASLPQELFKAARVDGAGFWRIFFEIMLPMSLPIFVVALILQVTGIWNDFLFGVVFAGTQNYPMTVQLNNIVNSAQGTPEYNVNMAATVLTGLVPLVVYFVSGKWFVRGVAAGAVKG
- a CDS encoding ABC transporter ATP-binding protein, with product MQHSVSIRDLSLNFGNVKVLEHLNLDIAQGEFIVLLGPSGCGKSTLLNCIAGLLDVSDGQIFISGKNVTWLEPKDRGIGMVFQSYALYPQMTVERNLSFGLRVSGMPKAEIEQRVKRAAEILQIEPLLQRKPANLSGGQRQRVAIGRALVRDVDVFLFDEPLSNLDAKLRSDLRVEIKRLHQRLKNTMIYVTHDQIEALTLADRIAIMKNGVIQQLADPHTIYNKPVNLYVAGFIGSPSMNFIKGTLDGATFTTEDGTKIPVNSYEYLSPRSGPTKAVLGVRPEHIFVGEAAQAMPFKTEAEIEIVEPMGSETLAWTKVGDVSVTFRCSSDIEINAGDKVTIGFDVARGSLFSAESEERL
- a CDS encoding sugar phosphate isomerase/epimerase encodes the protein MMDFSYQLYSARNEASLDDTLKTLSGLGYTQVEGWGGQFADPAALAQSLKNAGLAMPTAHMGYAQLEDTDAALKIADVVGIQTIYCPAPPSEAFRTGGGDWREFAEGLARIAAAFKAAGKGFGYHNHHWEFAAGANGKTPMEVILDASPDTQWEMDLAWVIRANEDPLHWIDKLGSRITAVHVKDIAPAGEKLDEDGWADVGTGTLDWPNYIKAIKAKTKASYFVAEHDKPSDAIRFARNAAAALKGYGV
- a CDS encoding ABC transporter substrate-binding protein; amino-acid sequence: MKKFAVVAAMATAFMGSTAYAAELEVTHWWTSAGEAAAIAEFAKVFEEETGNTWVDSALAGSGTGANPVIISRIIGGDPMGATQMNTGRDAEELIQAGLMRDLTEIVGDMNIDEFYVDQSLLEPCRYEGGLYCLPINIHSWDWLWLSTAAYEKIGQPVPTNWDEYVASWPALQEAGILPFGLATGWPISGVPGVLMSGLGGSDLVLAINRDKSADAVRGEEFRKVAEAMDNLRSVISPEMMVPSFGDVGNQMLEGTAAGNIHGDWLQGDLQIAGGVPGENYECLPALGLGDQLTGGGDSFYFPVLPEGTDPAVIEAQEQLARILISPEAQLKFNLVKGSMPIRTDIDLSQANPCMQKALGMLENGLLPSGDFALSSDTQQQLQDLNTEFIADDSITVDDYVERYASIIESAD
- a CDS encoding Gfo/Idh/MocA family oxidoreductase, with amino-acid sequence MSKTYGVGIMGAGNISAAYLRLAPLFKGLEVRAVADIVPAAAQKRAEEFGVAAQTPDELLKNSEIDVVVNLTIPATHYQVSMDIVSAGKHAYSEKPFVLSVEEGLALKKAADARGLKVGSAPDTFLGGAHQQAREIIDSGKLGKIMSGTTHVMSRGMEHWHPNPDFFFQPGGGPILDLGPYYITDLVHLLGPVKRLSAFTNMARTEREVTAEGPYKGTMIKVGTPTTIHGVLEFHNGAIVTIGASWDVAAHGHHNIELYGTDGSIFVPDPNFFGGDLVTSGLDGARSPVTPWAHPFGQPNQDLDKDTPRANYRCAGLADMMASIDSGQTPRCGLDVALHVVEVMTGLLKAGETGQVLTLTTTCERPRALGIAEAKALLRA